The Myotis daubentonii chromosome 21, mMyoDau2.1, whole genome shotgun sequence genome window below encodes:
- the MESP1 gene encoding mesoderm posterior protein 1 — translation MGPGRGHFTPRAPDRAAASGIKRSLAAVPRRAAAAMAQPLCPPLSEPWIFPAGWGAAPPPPPSDWGRACSPASSPNSWGSAPAGSPAPSPRRGPRAGRRGARSGRLGSGQRQSASEREKLRMRTLARALHELRRFLPPSVAPAGQSLTKIETLRLAIRYIGHLSAVLGLSEDGLRRRRPRRCDETPPRGCPLCPDGGPAQAQTQTQARGQILGSAVRAAGSWGSPPACPGAAAVPMPVRCEEAARPQGLAMQPGPSSPPYPGHVLPQLETWMPPSPLEWRPA, via the exons ATGGGGCCTGGAAGGGGCCACTTCACACCTCGGGCTCCGGATAGAGCGGCCGCCTCGGGGATAAAAAGGTCGCTGGCCGCCGTCCCGAGACGCGCCGCTGCTGCCATGGCCCAGCCCCTGTGCCCGCCGCTCTCCGAGCCCTGGATCTTCCCCGCGGGCTGGGGCGCCGCtccgcctcccccgccctccgACTGGGGCCGCGCCTGCTCCCCCGCCTCGTCCCCGAACTCCTGGGGCAGCGCCCCGGCCGGCAGCCCCGCGCCCAGCCCCCGGCGCGGCCCTCGTGCCGGGAGGCGCGGCGCCCGCAGCGGCCGcctgggcagcgggcagcggCAGAGCGCCAGCGAGCGCGAGAAGCTGCGCATGCGCACGCTCGCCCGCGCGCTGCACGAGCTGCGCCGCTTCCTGCCGCCGTCCGTGGCGCCCGCCGGCCAGAGCCTGACCAAGATCGAGACGCTGCGCCTGGCCATCCGCTACATCGGCCACCTGTCGGCCGTGCTGGGTCTCAGCGAGGACGGCCTGCGGCGCCGGCGCCCGCGACGCTGCGACGAGACGCCCCCTCGGGGCTGCCCGCTCTGCCCCGACGGCGGCCCCGCGCAGGCGCAGACGCAGACGCAGGCGCGCGGCCAGATCCTGGGCTCCGCCGTCCGCGCGGCGGGGTCTTGGGGGTCCCCGCCCGCCTGTCCCGGCGCCGCAGCGGTGCCCATGCCCGTGCGCTGTGAGGAGGCAGCGCGCCCGCAAGGGCTTGCGATGCAGCCGGGCCCCTCGTCTCCG cccTATCCCGGCCACGTGCTGCCCCAGCTGGAGACCTGGATGCCCCCGTCGCCCCTGGAGTGGCGCCCGGCCTGA